Part of the Roseomonas sp. OT10 genome, AGCGCACGTCGCGCGAGGTGACGATACCGACCAGGCGCCCCGTCTCCGGCTCCACCACAGGGATGCCGCTGATGCGGTGCTGCTCCTGCAGGGCACGGACATCCGCCAGGGTCTGGTCGGGGTGGATGGTGACGGGGTTCACCACCATGCCGCTCTCGAACTTCTTCACCCGGCGGACCTGCGCCGCCTGCTCCTCGGCGGTCATGTTCTTGTGGATCACGCCGATGCCGCCGGCCTGGGCCATGGCGATGGCCATCGGGCCCTCGGTGACCGTGTCCATCGCGGCCGCGATCAGCGGGATGTTCAGCGCGATCTCGCGGGTGAAGCGGGTGCGCGTGTCGGTCTGGGCCGGCAGCACGGTGGAGTAGGCGGGCACCAGCAGCACGTCGTCGAAGGCCAGCGCCTCCTCGATGCGGAAGCGGGGCGTGGGGGCGTCATCGGGGGCGGCAATGCTGTCGGGTGCCATGGGCGGGAGCCTCTCGAAAGGAGCGGGCGCTGCGCGACCTTGGCGGCCCCTCCTACGCCCCGCCCCGTGGCCCTGTCCAGCGAGGAGGATATGACAAGCACGCGGGGCAACCGCGCGTCGCCGCAACCCGGGCCGTCGGTCAGGCGGCCCCGCCGCGCCCCCGGAAGCCCTGCGCCACGACATAGGCCTCGGCGCTGTCCTTGCGGCTCGCGGGCGGCTTGGCGTGGCGGACCTGGGCATAGTCGCGCTTCAGCATGGCCAGCAGCTCCCGCTCCGTCCCGCCCTGGAAGACCTTGGCCACGAAGGCGCCGCCCGGCACCAGCACCTGGTGGGCGAAATGCGCCGCCAGCTCGACCAACGCCATGATCCGCAGGTGATCGGTGGCGTTGTGCCCCGTGGTATTGGGCGCGATGTCCGACACGACCAGGTCGGCCGGGCCGTCCAGCGCGGCCAGCACCGCCCGCTCCGTCGCCTCCTCCTGGAAGTCGCCCTGCAGGACGGTCGCCCCCGGCACCGGGTCCATCGGCAGGATGTCGAGCGCGACGACCTTGCCGCCCTCGCCCGCCCGCTGCACCGCGACCTGGGTCCAGCCGCCCGGCGCGGCGCCGAGGTCGACGATGCGCTGGCGGGGGCGGAGGAGGCGGAAGCGCTCGTCCAGCTCCAGCAGCTTGAAGGCGGCGCGCGACCGCCAGCCGGCCGCCTTCGCCGCCTGCACATAGGGGTCGTTGAGCTGGCGCTGCAGCCAGGCCTGGGAGGCGGTCGAACGCCCCTTGGCGGAGCGCAGGCGCGTGGCGAGGCCGCGCGCGGCGGGCGGCTTGGAGGGGGGAGTGGCCATCGGGATGCCCTTCTACGGGCAGGCGGGCGGCGACCGCCAGCGTGCCGCCGGAGCCCGGCCCGGGACGGACGGGGCGGACATCAGGATGCGGGGATCAGGAGACGGGGGCGGCGGGGCGCTGGCCCGGGCCCGGGGCGGTGCGCCAGGCGAGGCGGCGGGACGGGCCGCGTTGGCCGCGCATCAGCCGCAGCAGCATCCCCTCCCGCAGGCCACGGTCGCAGACCGTCAGCTCCTCCGTCGGCCAGATGTGCCGGATGCCGGCATAGATGGCGCAGCCGGGCAGCACGAACTCCGCCCGCTCCGGCCCGATGCAGGGGTGGCGCGCCATGCCGCAGGGGCCCATGGCGCGCAGCCGGTCCAGGGCGTCGTCCGCCTGGTCCGAGGCCAGCACCTGCCCATCCACCAGCGGCCGGGAGTAGCGCGGCAGCGCCAGGGCGATCCCCGCCAGGGTGGTGACCGTGCCGCTGGTGCCCATCATCCGCACCCCACCCGCCCGGATCTCCTGCCGGATGCAGTGGACGGAGTCGAAGGCCTCCAGCCGGCGCCCGACCTCCTCCATCACCGCGGCGAAGCCCTCCGGCGCGGCGCAGGTGGGGCCCGGGCGCTCGGCCACCGTCACCACGCCGAGCGGGATGGACACGTAGCCGATCAGGGAGGGGGATTCGCCCCAGTGCCGCGGGGCGCGGATCCAGGCGACCTCCGTGGAGCCGCCGCCGATATCGAAGAGCAGGGCGCGGCGGTCGCCCGGCTCCAGCAGCGGCGCGCAGGATTCCATGGCCAGCGCCGCCTCCTCCCGCGTGGAGATCAGCTCGATCGGCAGCCCCAGCGCCGTCTCGGCCCGCGCCAGGAAGGCGGCGCCGTTGGTGGCGCGGCGGCACGCCTCCGTGGCGACGGCCCGGGCGGCGCGGATCGGCCGGCGGGCCAGCTTGGCGCGGCAGATGGCGAGCGCCCCGAGCGCCCGGTCCATCGCGGCGGGGGACATGGCGCCGGTGGCGCCGATCCCCTCGCCGAGGCGGACCATGCGGCTGAAGCTGTCCAGCACCCGGAAGCCGTCCGGCCCGCCCGGGGCGGCGAGCAGCAGGCGGCAGTTGTTGGTGCCCAGGTCGAGCGCGGCGTGCACCGGTGTCTCGGAGACCGGTTCGTGTCGGCGCGGGAAGGGGGACGCGGCGTTCATGGGGGCTGGCCAGGATGATCGGGATGCTTGCGCCTCGGGGCAAGCGGTTTGTGGCGCGGGTGTTGCACCCCGAAAGAGTGCGTGGTAACCCCCCGGCCACCGGCTGGTGGGGGATAGTTTAGCGGTAGAACTCCCGGCTCTGACCCGGGCAGCCTTGGTTCGAATCCAGGTCCCCCAGCCACCGCTTCTCCCTTGAAATCGCTCGTTCCTTGGCCGCTTGCGACGCCATCGGCCGAAGGTTTGCGCATGGCCTCCCTGCCCTCCGCCCGCCTCGCCCACGGCCGCGCGACACGGCGCGCGGAGGCCGCCGAAGTGCTCCAGCCATGCGCGGGGCTCGGGGCGAGGCCGCCACCCCTGCGTGCCGCCCCGGTCCTGGCGGGCGAAGCAGTGCCGGGCTGCCGCGCCTAGCGGGGCCGCTTCACCCCCATGGCCACGGTGTACTCATCCGCCCGCGCCTCATAGGTCAGGCCGCCGCGCAGGGCCCAGATGTTCTTCTGCATGTGCAGGGTGATCAGGGCTACGTCGTCCATGGCCAGGCGCATCGCGTCCTTAAAGATCGACTCCCGCTTCTCGTCATCCGCCGTGCGCAGCCCCTCCTCGACCAGCGCATCCACCCTGGGGTTCGAGTAGCCGCTGAAGTTCACCGTGCCGAAGCCCTTCTCCGGGATCCGCGTGGTCAGGTTGCCGCGCAGCGCCGTGGACGGCTCGCCCGCGGTCGCCCAGCCGATCAGCATGGCAGACATGTCGTTGCGCGCCTGCCGCTGGGCGAGGACGGCGAAGGGCATCCCGTCCACGCGCGTGGTCACGCCGATACGCTGCCACATCTGGCCGACGGCCTGGATGATCTGCGCGTCGTTCACGTAGCGGTTGTTCGGGCCGATCAGGGTGATCTGGAACCCCTTGGGGTAGCCCGCCTCGGCCAGCAGGGCCTTCGCCCGCTCCACGTCGAAGCGCGGCGGCGGGTAGTCGGCGATGTAGCCGTTGGCGCCCGGCGGCATCATCTGCCCGGTCGGCGAGGCGGCGCCCTGCATCACCCGGTCCACGATCGCCTGCCGGTTGATCGCGATCGACAGCGCCTGCCGCACCCGCAGGTCGCGCAGCGGGTTGCGGTCGAGCTTCCGGCCCTCGGCATCGGTGATGTAGGGCGAGACGTCGTGCGCCGTGTCGACCTTCAGATAGATGCAGCGCAGGCTGGGGATCTCGGCGAAGCCGACGCCCTGGGTGCCGCGCAGGCGCGGCGTGTCCGCGGGCGGCACCACGTCGATCATCTGCACGTCGCCCGAGAGCAGCGCCGCCACCCGCACGCCGTCATTGGCGATGAAGCGGTAGACCACCTGCGACCAGTCGGGCTTCTCCCCCCAGTAGCCATCGTTCCGCGTCATCACCACCCGGTCGTCCGGGGTAAAGGAGGAGAGGCGGAAGGGGCCGGTGC contains:
- a CDS encoding Ppx/GppA phosphatase family protein, translating into MNAASPFPRRHEPVSETPVHAALDLGTNNCRLLLAAPGGPDGFRVLDSFSRMVRLGEGIGATGAMSPAAMDRALGALAICRAKLARRPIRAARAVATEACRRATNGAAFLARAETALGLPIELISTREEAALAMESCAPLLEPGDRRALLFDIGGGSTEVAWIRAPRHWGESPSLIGYVSIPLGVVTVAERPGPTCAAPEGFAAVMEEVGRRLEAFDSVHCIRQEIRAGGVRMMGTSGTVTTLAGIALALPRYSRPLVDGQVLASDQADDALDRLRAMGPCGMARHPCIGPERAEFVLPGCAIYAGIRHIWPTEELTVCDRGLREGMLLRLMRGQRGPSRRLAWRTAPGPGQRPAAPVS
- a CDS encoding RlmE family RNA methyltransferase, yielding MATPPSKPPAARGLATRLRSAKGRSTASQAWLQRQLNDPYVQAAKAAGWRSRAAFKLLELDERFRLLRPRQRIVDLGAAPGGWTQVAVQRAGEGGKVVALDILPMDPVPGATVLQGDFQEEATERAVLAALDGPADLVVSDIAPNTTGHNATDHLRIMALVELAAHFAHQVLVPGGAFVAKVFQGGTERELLAMLKRDYAQVRHAKPPASRKDSAEAYVVAQGFRGRGGAA
- a CDS encoding ABC transporter substrate-binding protein; translated protein: MVRKAAARVHDGPGLTRRAGLALAGAALLAPGAAGRARAQASGTMLNLAVAAPPTTLDPHYHTLSPNNMVAEHFFDQLVGRDARAQLRPGLAESWELIDDTTWEFKLRKGVRFHNGQEFTAEDVLFTLKRIPNVVNSPGSFAIYTKAIVGSEVVDPHTIRFRTNGLYPLLPQDLSQVYIISHSVGDGVTTGDFNNGKAVIGTGPFRLSSFTPDDRVVMTRNDGYWGEKPDWSQVVYRFIANDGVRVAALLSGDVQMIDVVPPADTPRLRGTQGVGFAEIPSLRCIYLKVDTAHDVSPYITDAEGRKLDRNPLRDLRVRQALSIAINRQAIVDRVMQGAASPTGQMMPPGANGYIADYPPPRFDVERAKALLAEAGYPKGFQITLIGPNNRYVNDAQIIQAVGQMWQRIGVTTRVDGMPFAVLAQRQARNDMSAMLIGWATAGEPSTALRGNLTTRIPEKGFGTVNFSGYSNPRVDALVEEGLRTADDEKRESIFKDAMRLAMDDVALITLHMQKNIWALRGGLTYEARADEYTVAMGVKRPR